The Monodelphis domestica isolate mMonDom1 chromosome 7, mMonDom1.pri, whole genome shotgun sequence genome window below encodes:
- the GARS1 gene encoding glycine--tRNA ligase, which translates to MRSRRALLLLLLPVLPAVKRLHPPAPRPLLRVIDPAHVRLSTSSAASSRARPSGSNMDGAQAQTEAALGPFRLAVRQQGDLVRKLKDDKAPQADIDRAVAELKARKRILEAKELALQPKDDVVDRVKMEDTLKRRFFYDQAFAIYGGVSGLYDLGPVGCALKNNVIQLWRQHFIQEEQILEIDCTMLTPEPVLKTSGHVDKFADFMVKDVKSGECFRADHLLKSHLQKLMSDKKCSAEKRSEMEGVLIQLDNYGQEELADLFVNYNVKSPLTGNDLTPPASFNLMFKTFIGPGGNMPGYLRPETAQGIFLNFKRLLEFNQGKLPFAAAQIGNSFRNEISPRSGLIRVREFTMAEIEHFVDPKEKQHPKFDSVADLSLCLYSARAQLSGQSAHKMRLGDAVEQGVINNSVLGYFLGRIYLFLTKAGVCAERLRFRQHMDNEMAHYACDCWDAEARTSYGWIEIVGCADRSCYDLTCHSRATKVPLVAEKLLREPRTVNVVQFEASKAAIGRTYKKDARLVLDYLAACDEAFVSAMEGLLHEKGKFTIETEGKTFQVTKDMVSVQRSQKTLHVEEIVPNVIEPSFGLGRIMYTVFEHTFRVREGDEQRTFFSFPAIVAPYKCSVLPLSQNQEFAPFVRELSEALTRNGVSHKVDDSSGSIGKRYARTDEIGVAFGITIDFDTVNKTPHTATLRDRDSMRQIRAEISELPKVVCSLANGTMTWADVEARYPLFEGQETGKKEAIED; encoded by the exons ATGCGATCGCGCCGCgcgttgctgctgctgcttttgcCGGTGCTGCCGGCTGTGAAGCGACTGCATCCACCGGCCCCGCGCCCCCTGCTCCGAGTCATCGACCCCGCGCACGTCCGCCTGTCCACCTCCTCCGCCGCCTCCTCGCGGGCGCGGCCGTCGGGCAGCAACATGGACGGAGCCCAGGCCCAGACCGAGGCCGCGCTCGGCCCCTTCCGCCTGGCCGTGCGGCAGCAG GGGGATCTGGTGAGGAAGCTGAAGGATGACAAAGCGCCCCAGGCCGACATCGACAGAGCTGTGGCTGAGCTCAAGGCACGCAAGAGGATCCTTGAGGCCAAG GAGTTGGCTCTGCAGCCCAAAGATGACGTTGTTGACCGGGTCAAGATGGAGGACACCCTGAAGCGGAGGTTCTTCTACGACCAGGCCTTTGCGATTTACGGAG GGGTCAGCGGCCTCTACGACCTGGGGCCCGTGGGCTGCGCCCTCAAGAACAACGTCATCCAGCTGTGGCGGCAGCACTTCATCCAGGAGGAGCAGATCCTCGAGATCGACTGCACCATGCTCACCCCGGAGCCCGTCCTCAA GACGTCCGGCCACGTGGACAAGTTCGCCGACTTCATGGTGAAGGACGTGAAGAGCGGCGAGTGCTTCCGCGCCGACCATCTCTTGAAAA GTCACTTGCAGAAGCTGATGTCCGATAAGAAGTGTTCGGCCGAGAAGAGGTCCGAGATGGAAGGCGTCCTGATCCAG CTGGACAACTACGGCCAGGAGGAGCTCGCCGACCTCTTCGTGAACTACAACGTGAAGTCGCCCCTGACCGGCAACGACCTGACCCCGCCGGCCTCCTTCAACTTGATGTTCAAGACCTTCATCGGGCCCGGAGGGAACATGCCGGG GTACCTGCGGCCCGAGACCGCGCAGGGCATCTTCCTCAACTTCAAGCGGCTCCTCGAGTTCAACCAGGGGAAGCTGCCTTTCGCCGCCGCCCAGATTGGGAATTCCTTCCGGAACGAGATCTCCCCCCGCTCGGGGCTGATCCGGGTCCG GGAGTTCACGATGGCCGAGATCGAGCACTTCGTGGACCCCAAGGAGAAGCAGCACCCCAAGTTCGACAGCGTGGCGGACCTCAGCCTCTGCCTGTACTCGGCGCGGGCCCAGCTCAGCGGCCAGTCTGCGCACAAGATGCGCCTCGGGGACGCCGTGGAGCAG GGTGTCATCAACAACTCCGTGCTGGGCTACTTCCTGGGCCGCATCTACCTGTTCCTGACCAAGGCCGGCGTGTGCGCGGAGCGGCTGCGCTTCCGGCAGCACATGGACAACGAGATGGCGCACTACGCCTGCGACTGCTGGGACGCCGAGGCCAGGACGTCCTAC GGCTGGATCGAGATCGTGGGCTGCGCCGACCGCTCCTGCTACGACCTCACGTGCCACTCGAGAGCCACCAAAGTCCCGCTCGTGGCGGAGAAGCTGCTCCGGGAGCCCA GGACGGTGAACGTGGTGCAGTTCGAAGCGAGCAAAGCCGCCATCGGCCGGACCTACAAGAAGGACGCGCGGCTCGTCCTCGACTACCTGGCCGCCTGCGACGAGGCCTTCGTGTCCGCCATGGAGGGCCTGCTGCACGAGAAGGG GAAATTCACGATCGAGACGGAGGGGAAGACGTTCCAGGTGACCAAGGACATGGTCAGCGTGCAGCGCTCGCAGAAGACGCTCCACG TTGAGGAGATCGTCCCCAACGTCATCGAGCCCTCTTTCGGCCTGGGCAGGATCATGTATACGGTGTTCGAGCACACGTTCCGCGTTCGAGAGGGAGACGAGCAGAGGACG TTCTTCAGCTTTCCGGCCATCGTCGCTCCCTACAAGTGTTCCGTCCTCCCGCTGAGCCAGAACCAGGAGTTCGCGCCCTTCGTCAGGGAGCTCT CCGAAGCCCTGACCAGGAACGGGGTGTCCCACAAGGTGGACGACTCGTCGGGCTCCATCGGCAAGCGCTACGCCAGGACGGACGAGATCGGGGTTGCGTTCGGGATCACCATCGACTTCGACACCGTGAACAAGACTCCGCACACGGCCACCCTCCGAGACCGGGACTCGATGCGCCAGATCCGCGCCGAG ATCTCCGAGCTTCCCAAGGTCGTGTGCAGTCTGGCCAACGGCACCATGACTTGGGCCGACGTGGAGGCCAGGTACCCTCTGTTCGAGGGGCAGGAGACGGGCAAGAAGGAGGCGATCGAGGACTGA